Proteins co-encoded in one Nitrospiraceae bacterium genomic window:
- a CDS encoding YdcF family protein — protein MFDILNKFLKILIILAIVALILFVSYGFLLNKMGKHLYYKDELKPADVIVVLKGEDAERIEHAVKLFKEGWARKDVVIFSGGHVVWRYTWASLMQEHALSLGLPKNSVLLEEKSINILQSAQFTKDMMKKLNYKSCILVTSVYQSKRAGNIFREIMGEDIKVISSSPVESNFNFEKWWKKEPDRTRVIDEYFKFLGSAIFGIQD, from the coding sequence GTGTTCGATATCCTGAATAAATTTCTAAAAATTCTGATAATCCTCGCGATTGTAGCGCTCATACTTTTTGTAAGTTATGGTTTTCTTCTGAATAAGATGGGGAAGCATCTTTATTATAAAGATGAACTTAAACCTGCAGATGTTATCGTAGTTCTTAAAGGTGAAGATGCAGAAAGAATCGAACATGCTGTTAAGCTTTTCAAAGAAGGCTGGGCAAGGAAAGATGTGGTAATTTTTTCAGGAGGACATGTTGTTTGGAGATATACATGGGCATCTCTTATGCAGGAGCACGCATTGTCGCTGGGCCTGCCAAAAAACTCTGTTCTTCTGGAAGAAAAATCAATCAACATACTCCAAAGCGCACAGTTCACAAAAGACATGATGAAAAAATTAAACTACAAATCATGTATCCTTGTCACTTCTGTTTATCAGAGTAAAAGAGCAGGAAATATTTTCAGGGAAATAATGGGTGAAGATATAAAAGTCATCAGCTCCTCTCCTGTCGAAAGCAATTTTAATTTTGAGAAATGGTGGAAAAAAGAACCGGACAGAACGAGAGTTATCGATGAATATTTTAAGTTTTTAGGCTCAGCGATATTTGGGATACAAGACTGA